In a genomic window of Sarcophilus harrisii chromosome 4, mSarHar1.11, whole genome shotgun sequence:
- the VIP gene encoding VIP peptides codes for MSGSKKMEARNNSQLLVSLMLLSVFCSQTLALPLEIYSTLRQGNDVLFDGPNEPDQNLVLLKLENDRLRSALPANGLSSLDVLRALNSNIRNLEKRHSDSVFTDSYTQFLRREALRKYFENAFNGKRSEENPPASTS; via the exons ATGTCAGG ATCCAAAAAGATGGAAGCCAGAAATAACTCCCAGCTCCTGGTATCACTGATGCTTCTTAGTGTCTTTTGCTCACAAACACTGGCATTACCTCTTGAAATATATTCTACCCTGAG GCAGGGCAATGATGTGCTCTTTGATGGCCCTAATGAACCTGACCAAAATCTAGttttattaaaattagaaaatgatcGTCTGAGGAGTGCATTGCCTGCAAATGGCTTGTCTTCTTTGGATGTTCTCAGAGCCTTGAACAG CAACATTCGTAACCTAGAAAAACGTCACTCTGATTCAGTCTTCACTGACAGTTATACCCAATTCCTGAGGAGGGAggcattaagaaaatattttgaaaatgcttttaatggaaagagaag TGAAGAAAATCCCCCTGCTTCAACATCTTGA